One part of the Anopheles merus strain MAF chromosome 3L, AmerM5.1, whole genome shotgun sequence genome encodes these proteins:
- the LOC121599633 gene encoding myotubularin-related protein DDB_G0290005: MLLLSLVGRTRVGSKVQVKRSEFFAIKTLFPCGMWKLKSKLKRKFRSSKIDCNSNRVDYDVQSLESESPARPASEQSDTSVAVPGSSSCGGGSGYHRQARDCCSAPVGGAGSSDNSSLFSYNCCYNYNLHINYNVHHRLQHNHVAPHHHHHHHRHHHGNRREGTDDNTDGTPFGSTSCMTGAGSESSTEVPRKPRASCAKTRRNRTAASSASSTKVSSEPDIDRKGALLENKITTRCLSTSDLSSYKSRPEQRPRNGVASGEAKKNPSSAGGSGVRRPRSASQRGRADSLDNTTGTDSAMSTDYHTICRRLHAISLQSEAATPSSADPIAGRADLTDHDRRILHCMVLKRIKELEQLEEAVLAKQCWEQEKVFRKSLLDQQERNYRKAIRQKRTIEMIEVRNRKQRLARLEQQQIEKIQNEINEKDLRSASLLKNIEIKKGIRECERRSRELKRLEDATVNQEEKVLDRDIWRQSLVETLEERANRAEGLRRRVMDVYRRRLKIDNQLERKMHAHNLKQTLEQERYKLSLLKERILVRESRFQKFKDSKKRIFDQLKNRAKTTAALRDMVKHTIGPGGGGSSGTVVTVSASNTRPGSVLQHQQRCVSSARSSGSVGMVMDSAALSQRLLDVVRIK; this comes from the coding sequence ATGTTATTGTTATCGTTAGTTGGGCGCACACGTGTCGGGTCGAAAGTGCAAGTGAAACGgtcagaattttttgcgattAAAACTCTCTTTCCCTGTGGCATGTGGAAGCTGAAAAGTAAGCTGAAACGCAAATTCCGCTCATCGAAGATCGATTGTAATAGCAATCGGGTGGATTACGATGTGCAGTCGCTTGAATCCGAGAGCCCGGCCCGACCCGCTTCGGAGCAATCCGATACATCGGTGGCAGTACCGGGTAGCAGCAGTTGTGGTGGCGGTAGCGGTTACCATAGGCAGGCTCGCGACTGCTGTAGCGCCCCGGTTGGCGGTGCTGGCAGTAGCGACAATTCATCCCTTTTCAGTTACAACTGTTGCTACAATTACAACTTGCACATCAATTACAACGTGCACCACCGGTTGCAGCACAACCATGTGGCTccacatcatcaccatcatcatcatcgccatcaccATGGCAACCGGCGGGAAGGCACGGACGATAATACCGACGGAACACCGTTCGGTAGCACTAGCTGCATGACGGGTGCTGGATCGGAAAGCTCGACTGAAGTTCCACGAAAGCCTCGAGCATCTTGTGCCAAAACTCGACGAAACCGAACCGCTGCATCCAGCGCGTCCTCGACAAAAGTGTCCTCGGAACCGGACATAGATAGGAAGGGggccttgcttgaaaataaaatcaccACAAGGTGCCTTTCAACGAGCGATCTTTCGTCGTACAAAAGCCGGCCTGAGCAGCGACCTCGCAATGGAGTGGCGAGTGGCGAAGCAAAAAAGAACCCATCTTCGGCCGGTGGGTCTGGTGTCCGACGACCGCGTTCCGCTTCTCAGCGTGGTCGGGCGGATTCGCTCGATAACACTACCGGTACCGATTCCGCAATGTCTACCGACTACCATACCATCTGTCGACGGTTGCACGCAATCTCGCTCCAATCGGAGGCAGCCACTCCATCATCCGCCGACCCTATCGCGGGCCGTGCCGATCTAACCGATCACGATCGACGCATCCTGCACTGCATGGTGCTGAAGCGCATCAAGGAGCTCGAGCAGCTAGAGGAGGCCGTCCTGGCCAAGCAGTGCTGGGAGCAGGAAAAAGTGTTCCGCAAATCATTGCTGGATCAGCAGGAGCGCAACTATCGGAAAGCCATCCGGCAGAAGCGCACCATCGAGATGATCGAGGTGCGCAATCGAAAGCAACGGTTGGCCCGGCTCGAGCAACAGCAAATAGAAAAGATACAGAACGAAATCAACGAGAAGGACCTTCGGTCGGCAAGTCTGCTGAAGAACATCGAGATCAAGAAGGGCATACGGGAGTGCGAACGTCGCAGCCGGGAGCTGAAGCGCCTCGAGGACGCTACAGTTAACCAGGAGGAGAAGGTGCTCGATAGGGACATTTGGCGGCAGTCACTGGTGGAAACGCTAGAGGAGCGTGCCAACCGTGCGGAAGGATTGCGGCGCCGAGTGATGGACGTGTACCGGCGCCGGCTGAAGATTGACAATCAGCTCGAGCGAAAGATGCATGCCCACAATCTGAAGCAAACGCTCGAACAGGAGCGGTACAAGCTGTCGCTGCTGAAGGAACGTATCCTGGTACGGGAGAGTCGGTTCCAGAAGTTCAAGGACAGCAAAAAGCGCATCTTCGATCAGCTGAAGAATCGGGCCAAAACGACGGCCGCCCTGCGCGACATGGTCAAGCACACGATCGGGCCGGGTGGTGGCGGCAGTTCGGGAACGGTGGTAACGGTTTCGGCCAGTAACACCCGGCCCGGTTCGGTGCTGCAGCATCAGCAAAGGTGTGTTTCTTCCGCTCGGTCCAGCGGTTCGGTCGGTATGGTGATGGATTCGGCTGCCTTGTCCCAACGGTTGCTGGACGTTGTACGCATCAAATAA
- the LOC121599635 gene encoding 40S ribosomal protein S20-like, with protein sequence MAAVATKDIEKPVVETATVHRIRITLTSRNVRSLEKVCADLIAGAKKQKLRVKGPVRMPTKILRITTRKTPCGEGSKTWDRFQMRIHKRIIDLHSPSEIVKQITSINMEPGVEVEVTIADP encoded by the exons ATG GCTGCCGTAGCTACCAAGGACATTGAGAAGCCGGTCGTTGAGACCGCGACCGTGCACCGCATCCGTATCACGCTGACCTCCCGGAATGTTCGCAGTCTGGAGAAGGTGTGTGCCGATCTGATTGCCGGAGCCAAGAAGCAGAAACTGCGTGTGAAG GGTCCAGTTCGCATGCCGACCAAGATCCTTCGCATCACCACCCGTAAGACTCCTTGCGGTGAGGGTTCCAAGACGTGGGATCGTTTCCAG ATGCGCATCCACAAGCGTATCATCGATCTGCACTCACCATCGGAAATCGTGAAACAAATCACCTCGATTAACATGGAACCTGGTGTAGAGGTTGAGGTGACGATTGCCGACCCATAA
- the LOC121599634 gene encoding 40S ribosomal protein S7: MVFGSKVIKAGNGEPDAFETQIGQAILELEMNSDLKPQLRDLYITRAREVEFNNKKAIIIYVPVPKQKAFQKVQTRLVRELEKKFSGKHVVFIAERRILPKPMRGRRDPNKQKRPRSRTLTAVYDAILEDLVFPAEVVGKRIRVKLDGSQLIKVHLDKNQQTTIEHKVDTFASVYKKLTGRDVTFEFPENYL; the protein is encoded by the exons ATGGTGTTCGGTTCCAAGGTGATCAAAGCCGGCAACGGCGAACCCGATGCGTTCGAGACGCAGATCGGCCAGGCCATCCTGGAGCTGGAGATGAACTCGGATCTGAAGCCGCAGCTGCGTGATCTGTACATCACCCGCGCGCGCGAGGTTGAGTTCAACAACAAGAAG GCGATCATCATCTACGTGCCGGTGCCGAAACAGAAGGCCTTCCAGAAGGTACAGACCCGTCTGGTGCGCGAGTTGGAGAAGAAGTTCTCCGGCAAGCACGTCGTGTTCATTGCCGAGCGCCGCATTCTGCCCAAACCGATGCGTGGACGCCGCGACCCCAACAAGCAGAAGAGACCGCGTTCCCGAACGCTCACCGCCGTGTACGATGCCATCCTGGAGGATCTGGTATTCCCGGCGGAGGTGGTCGGCAAGCGTATCCGCGTCAAGCTCGACGGATCCCAGCTGATCAAGGTGCACCTGGATAAGAACCAGCAGACCACCATCGAACACAAA GTTGACACTTTCGCGTCGGTGTACAAGAAGCTGACTGGCCGTGACGTTACGTTCGAATTCCCAGAGAACTACCTGTAA
- the LOC121599852 gene encoding zinc finger protein 558-like, protein MEKKVENESVATIPSTTSTGTVEAMKQVETQAPQQIQSQTLMKENPVGTNDTKEPQRKCLMCLLPFDELGSIETASAEELKRIVDNIYKIAKIEVKPVDGKIEPLCNGCRAKLGYDYDEDAYFDMLSQMYNSEAVSKPATITMHNGIPVHVAVPCDASPDSPLTGPGGHYIDAACGTFVVTELGVEALNADKDELVCAICSKAFNFKSTLRLHIRSHHQTAPRDTIELPKHPRKPRTYECTECNLSFKLKYDFDKHVGTHKKPSMHQCEGCFKLFKHKSYYLMHRNLKRCKAQFSIDLTNPLDPFMMADGQEASVGLDVPLPVAPSTGRRKNGTAKERNGGGAGSLGSVPAFPLQCTPELGTLTDCGIRNAS, encoded by the exons ATGGAGAAAAAGGTTGAAAATGAATCTGTTGCGACAATACCAAG CACGACCTCAACGGGGACGGTGGAAGCAATGAAACAGGTGGAAACACAAGCGCCACAACAGATACAGTCACAGACACTGATGAAGGAAAACCCCGTCGGCACAAATGATACCAAAGAACCGCAGAGAAAGTGTCTGATGTGTTTGCTACCCTTCGACGAGCTCGGCTCGATCGAGACAGCATCGGCAGAAGAACTGAAACGGATAGTGGACAACATTTACAAGATTGCCAAAATCGAG GTAAAACCGGTCGATGGAAAGATTGAACCACTGTGCAACGGGTGCCGGGCAAAGCTGGGGTACGATTACGACGAGGACGCCTACTTCGATATGCTAAGCCAGATGTACAACAGCGAGGCAGTGAGCAAACCGGCCACGATCACGATGCACAACGGCATACCGGTCCACGTGGCGGTTCCGTGCGATGCCAGCCCCGACTCGCCCCTGACCGGGCCGGGCGGGCACTACATCGACGCGGCCTGCGGTACGTTCGTCGTGACGGAGCTGGGCGTGGAGGCACTGAACGCGGACAAGGACGAGCTGGTGTGTGCGATCTGCTCGAAAGCGTTCAACTTCAAGTCCACGCTGCGGTTGCACATCCGCAGCCACCATCAGACCGCACCCCGGGACACGATCGAGCTGCCGAAGCATCCGCGCAAACCGCGCACGTACGAGTGCACCGAGTGTAACCTTAGCTTCAAGCTAAAGTACGACTTTGACAAACACGTCGGCACGCACAAGAAGCCGAGCATGCACCAGTGCGAAGGGTGCTTCAAGCTGTTCAAGCACAAATCCTACTATCTGATGCACCGGAACCTGAAACGCTGCAAGGCACAGTTCTCGATCGACCTAACGAACCCGCTCGACCCGTTCATGATGGCGGACGGGCAGGAGGCGAGCGTAGGGCTCGATGTACCATTGCCGGTTGCGCCATCAACCGGTCGGCGAAAGAACGGCACGGCAAAGGAGcgtaatggtggtggtgctggttcGCTCGGTTCGGTTCCTGCATTTCCGTTACAGTGCACCCCGGAATTGGGAACGCTCACTGACTGTGGTATAAGGAATGCCAGCTAA
- the LOC121599853 gene encoding protein CWC15 homolog produces MTTAARPTFDPARGGSGRGEKDLSALSKQYSSRDLPGHTKLKYRDQGQSTSEELRNRDFREELEKRERDSKQGSKGSAVPTARRALEQGPGSAGSGSTKRQKLEAPQNLDADDPVDSENSDTDSDEDDTAALLAELNKIKQERAAETAKKERTKQQEEERIRMENILSGNPLLSYSATAKAEMKVKRRWDDDVVFKNCARSEPEKKANQFVNDSLRSDFHKKFMDKYIK; encoded by the coding sequence ATGACGACCGCTGCACGTCCAACGTTCGATCCCGCCCGCGGTGGTAGCGGCCGTGGCGAGAAGGATCTGAGTGCCCTTTCCAAACAGTACAGCAGTCGCGATCTGCCCGGACACACAAAGCTAAAGTACCGTGACCAGGGCCAGAGCACCAGCGAAGAGCTCCGCAATCGTGACTTCCGCGAGGAGCTGGAGAAGCGCGAGCGAGACAGCAAGCAGGGAAGCAAGGGATCGGCCGTCCCGACGGCTCGTCGTGCCCTGGAGCAGGGTCCGGGCAGTGCGGGCAGCGGAAGCACCAAGCGACAGAAACTGGAGGCACCACAAAACCTTGACGCGGACGATCCGGTGGACAGCGAGAACTCGGACACGGACTCGGACGAGGACGATACGGCTGCCCTGTTGGCGGAGCTGAACAAGATCAAGCAGGAACGGGCGGCCGAGACGGCAAAAAAGGAACGCACCAAGCAGCAGGAAGAAGAGCGCATCCGAATGGAGAACATACTGTCGGGAAATCCGCTGCTGAGCTACTCGGCCACTGCCAAGGCGGAGATGAAGGTAAAGCGCCGCTGGGATGACGATGTGGTGTTTAAAAATTGCGCCCGTTCCGAACCGGAGAAGAAGGCAAACCAATTCGTCAACGACTCGCTCCGATcagattttcacaaaaagtttATGGATAAATATATTAAGTAA
- the LOC121600486 gene encoding uncharacterized protein LOC121600486, with amino-acid sequence MSIIFSSEMKAIYLLSVGLIYFCKTVASLEEPNTTLAPVENYKTNPYCFRFTWMGPKYNKDTPYKNLSCDNILKKAKGIPCFHPLVITNNTNVPDTNYMWEEYKDKPSQIACRLVRGEVCARYSYRYNGAIENITYMCAKLNVDNESSTSTSCFKEDRLGREIEVCVCESAAGRTPCNRSTIVLADGAPVAPMMLLLAVVQLLIIKCLQLR; translated from the exons ATGTCGATCATTTTCAGTTCGGAAATGAAAGCAATTTATTTGCTGTCggttggtttgatttatttctgCAAAACCGTTGCAAGCCTTG aGGAACCAAACACAACGCTAGCTCCGGTGGAAAATTACAAAACCAATCCGTACTGCTTCCGGTTCACGTGGATGGGCCCGAAGTACAACAAGGACACGCCGTACAAAAACCTCAGCTGCGACAACATCCTGAAGAAGGCGAAAGGTATTCCGTGCTTTCATCCGTTGGTTATAACCA ACAACACCAACGTACCGGACACTAACTACATGTGGGAAGAGTACAAAGACAAACCGTCCCAAATTGCCTGCCGGCTCGTGCGTGGGGAGGTGTGCGCCCGGTACTCCTATCGCTACAATGGTGCAA TCGAAAACATAACCTACATGTGCGCCAAACTCAACGTGGACAATGAGTCGTCTACCTCGACCAGTTGCTTTAAGGAGGATCGGCTGGGACGGGAGATCGAGGTGTGTGTCTGCGAATCGGCTGCCGGTCGTACGCCCTGCAATCGATCGACGATAGTGCTGGCGGATGGTGCACCCGTCGCTCCGATGATGCTACTGCTGGCCGTGGTACAGTTGCTAATAATAAAGTGTTTACAGTTGCGGTAG